Proteins encoded within one genomic window of Panicum virgatum strain AP13 chromosome 1N, P.virgatum_v5, whole genome shotgun sequence:
- the LOC120653268 gene encoding chaperone protein ClpB1-like, translating into MGGLDSAAATVTTAASLVADAYMAAPADVAAAPATAAAAISPVSYIVWTYFVPTCRHLPDKAIDLVDEACANVRVQLDSQPEEIDKLVRKRIELQVHLHALEKETDKQRKAQLVKVRKELDDLRPELQPLQTKYRKEKQRIDEIRKLKQRREEMLSNLEEAERRQRLDRAADIRYGALPEVETAIAKLEAEAGDNMMLVEAVSPEQIAEVVSRWTGIPVTSLGQNEKERLIGLADSLHKRVIGQEESVNAVADAVLRSRAGLGRPQQPIGSFLFLGPTGVGKTELAKALAEQLFYDEKHLVRMDMSEYAEQHSVARLIGAPPGYVGHEEGGQLTELVRKRPYRVILLDEVEKAHVAVFNTLLQVLDDGRLTDGQGRTVDFKNTVIIMTSNLGAEHLQSWMKGNISMKVAHDQVMVKVKEHFQPELLNRLDEIVVFNPLKHEQLRKVCRLQMDDVERLLEKHGVALTVDAATLDKIVSLSYDPVYNARPIRRWIQKSVATQLSKMLVQGEIGENSRVYIDATADREDLTYRVEKNGGLVNGHRGEAR; encoded by the exons ATGGGTGGCTTGgattcagcagcagcaaccgTCACCACCGCAGCAAGCTTGGTCGCAGACGCCTACATGGCCGCCCCCGCCGATGTGGCCGCAGCacccgccaccgctgccgccgccatcagCCCCGTGAGTTACATTGTATGGACTTATTTTGTACCAACTT GTCGCCATCTGCCTGACAAAGCAATCGACTTGGTCGACGAGGCCTGCGCAAACGTGCGGGTGCAGCTTGACAGCCAGCCGGAAGAGATCGACAAGCTCGTGAGGAAGAGAATCGAGCTTCAAGTCCACCTCCACGCGCTCGAGAAGGAGACGGACAAACAAAGGAAAGCTCAGCTAGTCAAG GTCAGGAAAGAATTGGACGATCTGAGACCCGAGCTGCAGCCGCTGCAGACGAAGTATCGCAAGGAGAAACAAAGGATAGACGAGATCAGGAAGCTAAAGCAGCGTCGAGAGGAGATGCTGTCGAACCTAGAGGAGGCCGAGCGCCGGCAGCGTCTAGACCGTGCGGCCGACATCAGATACGGTGCCCTCCCGGAGGTCGAGACCGCCATCGCCAAGCTAGAGGCTGAGGCTGGGGACAACATGATGTTAGTTGAGGCCGTCAGCCCCGAGCAAATTGCTGAG GTTGTGAGCCGGTGGACCGGGATTCCGGTGACTAGCCTTGGACAGAATGAAAAGGAGAGGCTGATTGGTTTGGCTGATAGTCTGCACAAGAGAGTTATTGGACAGGAAGAATCTGTCAACGCAGTTGCAGATGCTGTTTTAAGGTCCAGGGCTGGTCTTGGACGGCCACAGCAGCCTATTGGTTCATTCCTTTTCCTCGGACCCACCGGTGTAGGCAAAACCGAACTCGCCAAGGCCCTTGCTGAGCAGCTATTTTACGATGAGAAACACCTTGTCCGCATGGACATGTCTGAATACGCGGAGCAGCATTCAGTTGCCCGGCTCATTGGAGCACCACCTGG CTATGTTGGCCATGAGGAGGGAGGGCAACTAACTGAACTGGTGAGGAAGAGGCCGTACAGGGTTATCCTCCTTGATGAGGTCGAGAAGGCACACGTAGCAGTGTTCAACACTCTGCTCCAGGTCTTGGATGATGGGAGATTGACCGATGGTCAAGGCAGGACCGTGGACTTCAAGAATACAGTGATCATCATGACATCAAACCTTGGCGCCGAGCATCTCCAAAGCTGGATGAAGGGTAACATCTCCATGAAGGTTGCTCATGATCAGGTCATGGTGAAG GTGAAAGAGCATTTCCAGCCTGAGCTACTGAACCGTCTGGATGAGATTGTTGTCTTCAATCCTCTCAAGCATGAGCAGCTGAGGAAGGTTTGCCGGCTGCAGATGGACGATGTTGAACGCCTCCTTGAAAAGCATGGTGTTGCTTTGACAGTGGATGCTGCTACCTTGGACAAGATCGTGTCCCTATCTTATGATCCG GTATACAATGCCAGGCCAATCAGGAGATGGATTCAAAAGAGTGTAGCCACCCAACTGTCCAAGATGCTGGTCCAGGGAGAAATAGGTGAGAATTCCAGGGTGTACATAGATGCCACGGCCGACAGAGAAGACCTGACTTACAGGGTCGAGAAGAATGGAGGATTGGTGAATGGGcacaggggcgaagccagataA
- the LOC120655051 gene encoding uncharacterized protein LOC120655051, whose amino-acid sequence MMPTAIQVASKACYKLVADILYKARIQAVIDYKAKIKRVRIYKGPARDLRLTREQYLRVPPWWIANDYLCWEMIVDRWCSQKWLEMHEAARQQRLMMPGASHHQGNRNLKAYAARYSASHGGVPCSQVQAYYLAHKGKATSDVTFNPQDPPEAYSNASVHSRLSGYTSMA is encoded by the exons ATGATGCCCACGGCGATACAGGTGGCGAGCAAAGCATGTTACAAGCTGGTGGCGGATATACTTTACAAGGCGCGCATCCAGGCCGTCATCGACTACAAGGCTAAGATCAAAAGGGTGAGGATCTACAAAGGACCTGCGAGAGACCTTAGACTCACCCGGGAACAGTACTTGCGG GTGCCTCCGTGGTGGATTGCCAATGATTATCTGTGCTGGGAAATGATAGTGGACCGGTGGTGCTCGCAAAAGTGGCTGGAGATGCACGAGGCTGCCCGGCAGCAGCGTTTGATGATGCCAGGTGCATCGCACCATCAGGGCAATCGTAACCTCAAGGCGTACGCGGCTAGATAT TCGGCGTCACATGGTGGTGTGCCTTGCTCCCAAGTCCAGGCATACTATTTGGCTCACAAAGGGAAGGCGACGTCCGATGTCACCTTCAACCCGCAGGATCCGCCCGAAGCGTACAGCAACGCAAGCGTCCACAGCCGCCTCAGTGGGTACACCTCGATGGCATAA